From the Montipora capricornis isolate CH-2021 chromosome 2, ASM3666992v2, whole genome shotgun sequence genome, one window contains:
- the LOC138039096 gene encoding COMM domain-containing protein 10-like isoform X1 — protein sequence MALMFQATSRLKRAVQLINSLEKAKFPLLLSRIIQKLHLRDDRAFSEEEEEKLQIALGLESDDLHIVLETCAFILEQAAYHNAKPQVLEQQLQNIELADEKIQALVELWTSNGKPVVEKLKQRSLAPKQLQAVNWRLNLQMAQSNMAKMKLPNALFELRVSSGSQGVKDNIYLEFTHEELYSFYNQLETIQSQLDSLRS from the exons ATGGCGCTCATGTTTCAAGCCACTTCCAG GTTGAAGAGAGCAGTTCAACTGATAAACAGTTTAGAGAAAGCGAAGTTTCCCCTTTTACTGAGTAGGATTATTCAAAAGCTGCATTTAAGG gatgaCAGAGCATtttcagaagaagaagaggaaaagcTTCAAATAGCTCTGGGACTTGAGTCTGACGATCTTCACATTGTTTTAGAGACTTGTGCATTTATCCTTGAGCAG GCTGCTTATCACAATGCCAAGCCACAGGTCCTAGAGCAACAGCTACAGAATATTGAATTAGCTGATGAAAAG ATTCAAGCCCTTGTGGAACTTTGGACTTCAAATGGAAAGCCAGTTGTGGAGAAATTGAAACAACGAAGCCTCGCTCCAAAGCAG CTTCAAGCGGTCAATTGGAGATTGAACCTACAGATGGCTCAGAGTAATATGGCAAAGATGAAACTACCAAATGCTTTGTTTGAGCTAAGGGTTTCCTCAGGAAGCCAG GGTGTCAAGGACAACATTTATCTGGAATTTACTCATGAAGAACTTTACTCCTTTTATAATCAG TTGGAAACAATTCAGAGTCAGCTTGATTCCCTCCGCAGTTAG
- the LOC138039096 gene encoding COMM domain-containing protein 10-like isoform X2, translated as MALMFQATSRLKRAVQLINSLEKAKFPLLLSRIIQKLHLRDDRAFSEEEEEKLQIALGLESDDLHIVLETCAFILEQIQALVELWTSNGKPVVEKLKQRSLAPKQLQAVNWRLNLQMAQSNMAKMKLPNALFELRVSSGSQGVKDNIYLEFTHEELYSFYNQLETIQSQLDSLRS; from the exons ATGGCGCTCATGTTTCAAGCCACTTCCAG GTTGAAGAGAGCAGTTCAACTGATAAACAGTTTAGAGAAAGCGAAGTTTCCCCTTTTACTGAGTAGGATTATTCAAAAGCTGCATTTAAGG gatgaCAGAGCATtttcagaagaagaagaggaaaagcTTCAAATAGCTCTGGGACTTGAGTCTGACGATCTTCACATTGTTTTAGAGACTTGTGCATTTATCCTTGAGCAG ATTCAAGCCCTTGTGGAACTTTGGACTTCAAATGGAAAGCCAGTTGTGGAGAAATTGAAACAACGAAGCCTCGCTCCAAAGCAG CTTCAAGCGGTCAATTGGAGATTGAACCTACAGATGGCTCAGAGTAATATGGCAAAGATGAAACTACCAAATGCTTTGTTTGAGCTAAGGGTTTCCTCAGGAAGCCAG GGTGTCAAGGACAACATTTATCTGGAATTTACTCATGAAGAACTTTACTCCTTTTATAATCAG TTGGAAACAATTCAGAGTCAGCTTGATTCCCTCCGCAGTTAG